DNA sequence from the Aliidongia dinghuensis genome:
CTGCTGATCGGCAGTTCGCCCGTGGAACTGGGGCTCTCTGCGGAACGAATTTCCGCTGCCACCGGCCTGCCGGCTTTCAACCTGGCCGCTGGTGGCGCACTGAGTTTCTTTCCAGAGTATCTGAATCAGGTCCTGCTGTTCGTGCAGCCGGACGACGTCGTCATCCTGTCCAACCCGAACTGGGTGAGCCGCAACGGCGTCCTGCTGGCAGAGGGCTGCGTCAGCCGGTTCAGCTTGGCCTGTGCATCATTGCGGCCGCATCCGCTGCCGCATCTGATTGAGTTCCTTCGGGTCGTGTCTGGACATTGGTCGAGCGCTACGGACATCATGCGAAACGATGTCGGCGACGTGGTCTCGTATCGCAGCACCAATGCCGCTGTGACGATTTCGACAATACCATTCCCCGGCGGTTACGCGAACGATGCGGTCGCGGAATTGCGGCAGGCTGTAGCGGCGATCCGGGCGAAGGGTGCGTGCCCGCTGCTGACGCTCGGACCCGTCTATGTCGATGCCCGCGACGAGGCGCGATGGCTGCGTGAGCAGCAGATCGTGGAGGCGCGGATCGCCAAGTTGGGCCTCGCGTCATCGGTCATCACCGACGGCGCGATCAGCACGGACCGGTCGTTGTTTCTTGACGGCTACGAACATCCCGCAGCGTCCGAGGGTGCGATCTGGACGGACCGTGTCATCGGTCGCCTGACCAGCCCGTCGCAGGGACCCTGTGCCGGAAGCCTGGCGAAGGCCGGACGGCCTCCCGCGCGGTCGTAGGGGGCCCTATCCCGTCCGGCGGCTACGCGCGCGCCTCGACATAGGCGAGCGGCACGGTCAGGTCGAGCGAGCCGGCCGCGGCGGCGTGGGCGTCGAGCGCTGTCGCCAGCCGGCGGAACACCGCCGGACGGTCCTCGGCGGCGACGAGGTCGCGCCAGTCGGGCAGGAAGCCCAGCCGGATGAAGCTGTGCCGCAGCAGGGCGGCACCGTCGGCGAAGCGCAGCATTGCCGTCTCTTCGGCTGTGCGCACGATCTCGAAGCCGGCCGCCTTCAACAGGCCGTGGAGACGGTCGAGGGTGCTGCGATGCGCGATGTGCCGGTCGAGGGCGCGCTGGGCCTCGGCACTGTCCAGCACCGACCGGAAGATTCGATAGAACTCCGCCATGTGCCCCTGCAGGTTCGTCGTCAGCGCCAGGCGGGCGCCGGTGCGGGCGACGCGGCGGCATTCCACGAGCGCTGCTGCCGGGTCGGCGAAATTGTTCACGCCCAGGTTCGAGACGATGAGATCGAACGAGCCATCGGCGAACGGCAGGGCGGCGCCATCGCCCCGCACGAATGTCACCTGGGCGACGCCGCGGATGCGCGCCTTGCGCCGGGCGCGGCCCAGCGCTTCGGCCCAAGGATCGAGGCCGCACACCATGGATCCGGGTCCGAGCCGCTCGGCGAGTTCGGTGGCAGGGAAGCCGGTGCCGCTTCCGAGATCCAGCGCCACGAGCCGTGGCGCAAGCGGGACGTGGCGCAGCAGCAACTGTCCGGCGAGCGCGGACCAGAGCGGCAGCTCGTCATAGGCATCGACGACCGCCGGGTCCGCGAGGTCGATGTCGGCGGATGGATCGGTGATCTGGTCGGGTTCTGGCGTCATAGCTCCCACGGTCAATCGATCTCGGCTGCGGCCGGCGCGACCCAGCGCGCGAAGGCCTGGACGAGCAGGTCGATGTCGACTGGCTTCGGCACGAAATCGTTCATGCCGGCCGCCTTGCAGGCGGCGATATCGTCGGCGAAGGCATTGGCGGTGAGTGCTATGATCGGGACCCCGTTCGCCGGCGCGGTGAAGGCGCGAATGGCTCGGGTCGCATCGAGCCCGCTCATCACCGGCATGTGCAGGTCCATCAGGATCGCGTCATAACGGGTCGCGGCGGCGGCTTCGACCGCCTGCTGGCCGTCGCCGACCAGGTCGCAGCTGTGGCCCAGGGTTTCGAGCAGCGCCTCGATCAGCAACTGGTTCATCGGCACGTCTTCCGCGACGAGGACCTGCAGCGGCCGCATGCGCGATGCGGTTGCCGTATCGCTCGACGGCAATGCGCGTTTGAACGGGACGGCCGGCGCCTTCGGCAAGGGCAGCTCGAACCAGAAGGTCGATCCTTCACTGTGGCGGCTCTCGACCCCGATTTCGCCCGCCATCAGCCGCACGAGGCTCGCCGAGATCGCGAGCCCGAGGCCAGTGCCCCCTTGGCTGCGATTGATTTGGCTGTGGTTGACCCGAGGCTCCAGCTGGTGGAAGCGCTGGAACAGGTTCGCCTGGTCCTCGGGCGCGATGCCGATGCCGGTGTCCTGGACCTCGAAGCGCACGCGGTCGCCACCGGCCGGCCGGACGCGAACTTCGACGCCGCCGGTCTGAGTGAACTTGATCGCGTTGGTGATCAGGTTGAGCAGAACCTGGCGCAGCCGGTTCGGGTCGCCGCGCACGAAGGTCTCGAGCCCCGCGTCCAGATGGCACGCGAGCGTCAGGCGTTTCTCCGCGGCCGCCGTCGTCATGATCGCAACGGCGCCTTCGACCAGGCTGCCGAGCTCGATCGACGCCTCCTCGAACGCCATCTTGCCGGCCTCGATCTTGGAGAAGTCGAGAATGTCGTTGATGAGTGCGTAGAGATGCCGGCCGGCATCGTTCAGCAGTTCGACGTAACGCTTATAGGGGGCGTCGAGCGGGGCCGCGCGCAGCAGCCGCGCGAAGCCCAGGAGCCCGTTGAGCGGGGTCCTCAGCTCATGGCTCATGCTGGCGAGGAAATCCGATTTTGCGTGGCTCGCGGCGTCGGCGCGCCGGGTTTCGGCGCTCAAGGCCCGACGGCTCTTCAGTTCCTGCAGCCAGCCGAACAGCAGCAGCAGGACGACGAGGCTGACCCCGCCCGCGGCATAGAGCAGGTTGCGGCGGAACTGGGCGCTCTCTGCGACGATGTCGTCGAGCGCCACGCCGGCCGTGACCACGATGGGGAAGTCGGCGAGCGTGCGATAGGCGTAGAGCCGTTCCTTGCCGTCGACGATGCTCACCTGCCAATAGCTGCCGGACGGGGCCCGGTCGATCTCCGACCAGAGCCGGGAGCCGTCCGAAGTCTGGCCGATGTAGTTGCCCTCTGGAATGCGCGCGCGGATGACGCGGTCGGCCGTGCCCGTCATCACCACGACGCCGCCCGGGCCGAGCGCCGACTGGTCGTAGAGCTGCTCGAGCAGCGTCACTTCGACCGAGATCGCGACGGCGCCGATGAGCTGGCCGTCGGGCGCCCGAACGGCGCGGGCGAAGGGCAGGACCTGCCGGCCGTTGCTGCGGGCCGCGACCGGTGCGCCGACGACGACCGCATCCCGAGTCTTCGGATCGATTGCCCGTTGGAAATAGGGCCGGTCGCTGAGCGTCATCGGCACGGTGCCGGCCCCGTTGATGAGGGTGCCGACGCCGGCCGGGTCGAGGACCACGATATTGCCGTGAAAGGCGTCATAGAGCCGCTGCCGGGTCGCGAGCGACGCGGTCCGCTCGAGCCCGTTCTCCTGGTAATAGGCGGCAAGGAAGCGCATCACATCGTCGATGAGGCTGAGGTTGCCCGAGACGAAACGGCCATAGGCCGTCGCGATTTCCTCGGCCTTGGCACGGGCCTCCTCGACCGCCCGATCGTGGATCGCGCTGACCTGGACCGCATAGGCGGTCCAGATGCCGGCCAGCAGCGCCAGCGCCACGGCCCACGCATAGAGGGGGCGATGCAGCCGGCGGACGCGGCGCATCAGTGGCTGATCGGTTCGGCCAGGGCCGGCGCCGCCGCTTCCTGCCGTGCAAGATCGAATAGCGGCAGGAAGAATTCCGGTTCCTGGGCGCCTGAGAGTGCATATTTGCCGTCGATGATGACGCAGGGCACGCCATTGATGCCGAGCCGGCGCGCACCGATGTCCTCGGCCAGCACCGCGGCGCGGTCTTCGTCGGCGGCGAGGAACGCCCGTGCTTCGCGCCGGTCGAGCCCGGCCTCGGCGGCAATGTCCGCCAGCACCTCGACCGAGCCGATGTCGCGGGCCTCCTCGAAATAGGCGCTGTAGAGCCGGGCGGTCAGCTCGGCCTCGACGCCGCGCCGGCGCCCGAGCCGCTTCAGCCGATGGGCGTTCAGGCTGTTGGGTGTGCGCGCGATCCGGTCGAAGTCGAAGCGGATGCCCTCGGCGGCGCCGGCCTCGCCGATCGCCTGGTAGATGCGGCCGGCATGAAACGCGCCGCCGAACTTCGCCATGAGATAGGCTTGGCGCGGCACGCCCTCGGCCGGCATGTCGGGGTTGAGCTGAAAGGCACGCCAAGTGAGTTGCGGCGGCGGCCCGCCGTCGCGCTCCAGGGCGCGTTCCAGCCGCCGCTGGCCGATGAAGCACCAGGGGCAGATGAGATCGGAGACGATCTCGATGAGCATGCCGTCGTCGCCCTACCGCTCTCGTTCGGCTGACAGCTTAGCTCATCTCGCGT
Encoded proteins:
- a CDS encoding hybrid sensor histidine kinase/response regulator, which gives rise to MRRVRRLHRPLYAWAVALALLAGIWTAYAVQVSAIHDRAVEEARAKAEEIATAYGRFVSGNLSLIDDVMRFLAAYYQENGLERTASLATRQRLYDAFHGNIVVLDPAGVGTLINGAGTVPMTLSDRPYFQRAIDPKTRDAVVVGAPVAARSNGRQVLPFARAVRAPDGQLIGAVAISVEVTLLEQLYDQSALGPGGVVVMTGTADRVIRARIPEGNYIGQTSDGSRLWSEIDRAPSGSYWQVSIVDGKERLYAYRTLADFPIVVTAGVALDDIVAESAQFRRNLLYAAGGVSLVVLLLLFGWLQELKSRRALSAETRRADAASHAKSDFLASMSHELRTPLNGLLGFARLLRAAPLDAPYKRYVELLNDAGRHLYALINDILDFSKIEAGKMAFEEASIELGSLVEGAVAIMTTAAAEKRLTLACHLDAGLETFVRGDPNRLRQVLLNLITNAIKFTQTGGVEVRVRPAGGDRVRFEVQDTGIGIAPEDQANLFQRFHQLEPRVNHSQINRSQGGTGLGLAISASLVRLMAGEIGVESRHSEGSTFWFELPLPKAPAVPFKRALPSSDTATASRMRPLQVLVAEDVPMNQLLIEALLETLGHSCDLVGDGQQAVEAAAATRYDAILMDLHMPVMSGLDATRAIRAFTAPANGVPIIALTANAFADDIAACKAAGMNDFVPKPVDIDLLVQAFARWVAPAAAEID
- a CDS encoding DsbA family oxidoreductase, whose amino-acid sequence is MLIEIVSDLICPWCFIGQRRLERALERDGGPPPQLTWRAFQLNPDMPAEGVPRQAYLMAKFGGAFHAGRIYQAIGEAGAAEGIRFDFDRIARTPNSLNAHRLKRLGRRRGVEAELTARLYSAYFEEARDIGSVEVLADIAAEAGLDRREARAFLAADEDRAAVLAEDIGARRLGINGVPCVIIDGKYALSGAQEPEFFLPLFDLARQEAAAPALAEPISH
- a CDS encoding class I SAM-dependent methyltransferase, coding for MTPEPDQITDPSADIDLADPAVVDAYDELPLWSALAGQLLLRHVPLAPRLVALDLGSGTGFPATELAERLGPGSMVCGLDPWAEALGRARRKARIRGVAQVTFVRGDGAALPFADGSFDLIVSNLGVNNFADPAAALVECRRVARTGARLALTTNLQGHMAEFYRIFRSVLDSAEAQRALDRHIAHRSTLDRLHGLLKAAGFEIVRTAEETAMLRFADGAALLRHSFIRLGFLPDWRDLVAAEDRPAVFRRLATALDAHAAAAGSLDLTVPLAYVEARA